Proteins from a genomic interval of Streptomyces sp. NBC_01445:
- a CDS encoding ABC transporter ATP-binding protein, with the protein MALLEYEKLSITLPGMARPVLDGIDLTVSAGEVVALVGESGSGKSVTARSALGLFPAGASVKGQVRVDGRELVGADAAELRAVRTGTATMIFQDPRAGINPVRRIGDFLTESLRVSHGWAKDRARARAAELLGAVGLPDPARHLRQYPHELSGGMLQRVMIASALTAEPRLLLCDEPTTALDVSTQAEIMAILGRLQRERGLGMLLITHDIELAAAACDRIYVMYAGRIVETAPTAELFATPQHPYTAGLLGSSPPLQAPEGPPARLTPIPGSPMGLLDSAPGCSFAARCRFARPGVCDQSPPPLERNGEALVACHLADELATSATNSHAREGS; encoded by the coding sequence ATGGCACTCCTTGAATACGAGAAGCTGAGCATCACCCTGCCCGGCATGGCCCGCCCTGTCCTCGACGGCATCGACCTGACGGTGTCCGCCGGTGAAGTCGTCGCGCTGGTCGGCGAGTCCGGCTCCGGGAAGTCGGTCACGGCCCGCTCCGCGCTGGGCCTGTTCCCGGCGGGGGCGAGTGTGAAAGGTCAAGTCAGAGTCGATGGAAGGGAGTTGGTAGGGGCCGACGCCGCGGAACTACGGGCTGTCCGCACCGGCACAGCCACGATGATCTTCCAGGACCCCCGGGCGGGCATCAACCCGGTGCGCCGCATCGGTGACTTCCTCACCGAGTCGCTGCGCGTCAGCCACGGCTGGGCCAAAGACCGCGCCCGCGCCCGCGCCGCCGAACTGCTCGGCGCGGTCGGCCTCCCCGACCCCGCCCGGCACCTGCGGCAGTACCCGCACGAACTCTCCGGCGGCATGCTGCAACGCGTCATGATCGCCTCGGCGCTCACCGCAGAACCCCGGCTGCTGCTGTGCGACGAACCCACCACCGCGCTCGACGTCTCCACACAGGCCGAGATCATGGCCATCCTCGGGCGGCTGCAGCGCGAACGCGGCCTGGGCATGCTCCTCATCACGCATGACATCGAACTCGCGGCCGCCGCCTGCGACCGGATCTACGTGATGTACGCGGGCCGGATCGTCGAGACGGCGCCCACCGCCGAGCTCTTCGCGACGCCCCAACACCCGTACACCGCAGGCCTGCTCGGCTCGTCGCCACCGCTTCAGGCGCCGGAGGGGCCGCCGGCCCGGCTCACCCCGATTCCCGGCTCGCCGATGGGGCTGCTCGACTCAGCGCCCGGCTGCTCGTTCGCGGCCCGTTGCCGCTTCGCCCGGCCCGGTGTCTGCGACCAGTCACCGCCGCCGCTGGAGCGCAACGGCGAGGCCCTGGTCGCCTGCCACCTCGCGGACGAGCTGGCGACTTCGGCGACCAACTCACATGCAAGGGAGGGCAGTTGA
- a CDS encoding cold-shock protein, giving the protein MTTGTVKWFNAEKGFGFIAQAGGGPDVFAHYSAINSTGFRELQEGQTVTFDVTQGQKGPQAENINLA; this is encoded by the coding sequence ATGACTACGGGAACTGTGAAGTGGTTCAACGCGGAGAAAGGTTTCGGTTTCATCGCCCAGGCTGGTGGCGGCCCGGACGTCTTCGCCCACTACTCGGCGATCAACTCCACGGGCTTCCGTGAACTCCAGGAGGGCCAGACCGTGACGTTCGATGTCACCCAGGGCCAGAAGGGCCCCCAGGCGGAGAACATCAACCTGGCCTGA
- a CDS encoding ABC transporter permease: MSRTTTRALGVAHRLAGMAATLLVTSFLVFSSLYLAPGDPASFLVRGRSAGPEELAQIRHRYGFDEPFLVRYWDWLSGVLHGDFGRSYVFHQDVSSVIWSRLPATMLLIAASALLIAVVGVAAGMIGALRRGSRTDSVLMLLVTVGAAAPAFVAALLLRSLFGVKLGWFPTIGNGTGVLDRLHHVVLPAIALSVTFMAMVTRVTRSSMLEEMGREHVEVAVSRGTPRWTVIRRHVLRNALGPIVTVSALLISGMLVSTSIVETAFGMSGVGSLLVTSVNQMDFQVVQAIVLLVVAAFVVVNFLVDLVHPLIDPRVAAAGSAR; encoded by the coding sequence GTGAGCCGTACGACCACGCGGGCGCTCGGAGTCGCGCACCGACTGGCCGGGATGGCGGCGACCTTGCTGGTCACCTCGTTCCTGGTGTTCTCCTCGCTGTACCTGGCGCCCGGCGACCCGGCGAGCTTCCTGGTGCGCGGCCGCAGCGCCGGCCCCGAGGAACTCGCCCAGATCCGCCACCGGTACGGCTTCGACGAGCCGTTCCTCGTCCGGTACTGGGACTGGCTGAGCGGCGTGCTGCACGGCGACTTCGGCCGCTCCTACGTCTTCCACCAGGACGTCAGCTCGGTCATCTGGTCGCGGCTTCCGGCCACGATGCTGCTGATCGCGGCCTCGGCCCTGCTGATCGCAGTGGTCGGCGTCGCGGCGGGCATGATCGGCGCGCTGCGCCGCGGCTCGCGCACCGACTCCGTGCTGATGCTCCTGGTGACGGTCGGGGCCGCTGCCCCGGCATTCGTCGCCGCGCTGCTGCTGCGCTCGCTGTTCGGCGTGAAGCTGGGCTGGTTCCCGACCATCGGCAACGGCACGGGCGTCCTCGACCGGCTGCACCACGTCGTGCTCCCGGCGATCGCCCTGTCGGTCACATTCATGGCGATGGTCACGCGGGTGACCCGCTCGTCGATGCTGGAGGAGATGGGCCGCGAGCACGTCGAGGTCGCGGTGAGCCGCGGCACCCCGCGGTGGACGGTCATCCGCCGCCATGTGCTGCGCAACGCCCTCGGCCCGATCGTCACCGTCTCCGCACTCCTCATCTCCGGCATGCTGGTGAGCACCTCCATCGTGGAGACCGCGTTCGGCATGTCGGGCGTGGGATCGCTGCTGGTGACGTCGGTCAACCAGATGGACTTCCAGGTGGTGCAAGCGATCGTGCTGCTCGTGGTGGCCGCGTTCGTCGTGGTCAACTTCCTGGTCGACCTGGTGCATCCGCTGATCGATCCGCGGGTGGCGGCAGCGGGGAGCGCACGATGA
- a CDS encoding PrpF domain-containing protein, protein MHVPATLVRGGTSKCWLFPQVHMPADRDRIERILVDAYGAADPVQLDGIGGATPTTSKAAVVGASAHDGVDIDYLFAQVGIGTGTVEWGSNCGNCATAIALYAVAEGLVPLRDERTPVVMRNINTGAVLEAEVDTPGGRVQEFGDRTVPGTLAGGVPVGLAFRHPSGAATGRLLPTGRPAEVLPVGERSLAVSMVDAGAPVVLVDALRAERTGAETLEQMRTEVPWLRAARHAAAIRMGLAEPGAAPGDAVPKVGLVGSPVAYTTTLGEHVGAHEYDVSVRMLSMNSPHPAIGLTSAVAVAAANLVEGTVVAEASTVGGRGVLRIGTPAGVLAVESSGTGPDRVTVARAARVLCQARILVRDRALPAAA, encoded by the coding sequence ATGCACGTTCCCGCAACCCTCGTACGCGGTGGGACCAGCAAGTGCTGGCTCTTCCCCCAGGTGCACATGCCCGCCGACCGCGATCGGATCGAGCGCATCCTGGTCGACGCCTACGGCGCGGCGGACCCCGTCCAGCTCGACGGCATCGGCGGCGCCACCCCCACCACGTCCAAGGCGGCCGTGGTGGGCGCGAGCGCCCACGATGGCGTCGACATCGACTACCTCTTCGCCCAGGTCGGCATCGGGACCGGCACGGTCGAGTGGGGCAGCAACTGCGGCAACTGCGCGACAGCCATCGCCCTTTACGCCGTGGCCGAGGGCCTGGTGCCGCTCAGAGACGAGCGCACCCCCGTGGTCATGCGCAACATCAACACGGGCGCCGTTCTCGAAGCCGAGGTGGACACCCCGGGAGGCCGGGTCCAGGAGTTCGGGGACCGTACGGTCCCGGGCACGCTGGCCGGAGGCGTGCCGGTAGGTCTCGCTTTTCGTCACCCCTCGGGCGCAGCGACAGGTCGCCTCCTGCCGACCGGCCGGCCGGCTGAAGTACTGCCGGTCGGCGAGCGGTCGTTGGCCGTGAGCATGGTGGACGCCGGGGCTCCGGTGGTCCTGGTGGACGCGCTGCGCGCCGAGAGGACCGGAGCCGAGACGCTGGAGCAGATGCGTACGGAGGTGCCTTGGCTGCGTGCGGCCCGGCATGCCGCCGCAATCCGCATGGGCTTGGCCGAACCCGGGGCCGCGCCCGGTGACGCGGTGCCCAAGGTCGGCCTCGTCGGCTCTCCCGTCGCCTACACCACCACCCTCGGCGAGCACGTGGGCGCGCACGAGTACGACGTGTCCGTACGGATGCTGTCGATGAACTCCCCGCACCCGGCCATCGGGCTCACCTCCGCGGTGGCTGTGGCCGCCGCCAACCTCGTCGAGGGCACCGTGGTGGCCGAGGCGTCCACCGTCGGCGGCCGCGGCGTCCTGCGCATCGGCACCCCTGCAGGTGTCCTGGCCGTGGAGTCCTCGGGGACTGGACCGGACCGGGTCACCGTCGCCCGGGCCGCGCGTGTGCTGTGCCAGGCCCGCATCCTCGTGCGCGATCGCGCACTGCCTGCCGCCGCCTGA
- a CDS encoding GlxA family transcriptional regulator, with protein sequence MAEATRQAKERADPGAGPDALRVGVLAYPDCFASEVFGVPDLMTMAGHVAGPDAPGYRVSVISPRRRVTASGGARLDVRPVREVDVLVVPGFELRPDTDLDARLARLAPEISAIRAQAAAGTAVVSLCVGAFLLAEAGLLDRRRATTSWLHAGELARRCPDADVQPEHLVVTDTGVTTTAAFSAMYDFALDLIRRHNGARVARNTARLALVDDARTSQTPYVDPRLLPQPGGEFSQRVMRRLDQNLAERYDLATLADAFRVSTRTLLRRFSEEAGRSPLAHLQASRVRRARHLLETTDRTVAAVAAAVGYQDPGTFAALFTRHTGHRPSAYRAAFRRTAQASAQDGGA encoded by the coding sequence ATGGCCGAGGCGACGCGGCAGGCAAAGGAGCGTGCGGATCCGGGCGCCGGGCCGGATGCGCTGCGGGTCGGGGTCCTGGCGTACCCGGACTGCTTCGCATCCGAAGTGTTCGGCGTCCCCGACCTGATGACGATGGCCGGGCACGTCGCCGGACCGGACGCGCCCGGCTACCGGGTGTCGGTCATCTCGCCCCGCCGCCGGGTCACCGCCTCGGGCGGCGCGAGGCTGGACGTGCGTCCCGTGCGCGAGGTCGACGTCCTCGTGGTCCCCGGCTTCGAACTGCGCCCGGACACGGACCTCGACGCGCGGCTCGCCCGGCTCGCCCCCGAGATCTCGGCGATCCGCGCACAGGCCGCCGCCGGCACCGCCGTCGTCTCCCTCTGCGTCGGCGCGTTCCTGCTCGCCGAGGCTGGGCTCCTCGACCGGCGCCGGGCCACCACCTCCTGGCTGCACGCCGGCGAACTGGCCAGGCGCTGCCCCGACGCCGACGTGCAGCCCGAGCACCTGGTCGTCACAGACACGGGGGTGACGACCACGGCCGCCTTCAGCGCCATGTACGACTTCGCGCTGGACCTGATCCGCCGACACAACGGCGCCCGGGTGGCCCGCAACACCGCACGGTTGGCGCTGGTCGACGACGCACGGACTTCCCAGACCCCGTACGTCGACCCGCGACTCCTCCCGCAGCCCGGCGGGGAGTTCTCCCAGCGCGTCATGCGGCGGCTCGACCAGAACCTCGCCGAGCGGTACGACCTCGCCACGCTCGCGGACGCCTTCCGGGTCAGCACCCGCACGCTGCTGCGCCGCTTCTCCGAAGAGGCCGGACGCAGCCCGCTGGCCCATCTGCAGGCTTCCCGGGTCCGCCGCGCCCGCCATCTGCTGGAGACCACCGACCGCACCGTCGCCGCCGTCGCCGCGGCCGTCGGCTACCAGGACCCTGGTACCTTCGCCGCCCTCTTCACCCGCCACACCGGCCACCGCCCGAGCGCGTACCGCGCCGCCTTCCGCCGCACGGCCCAGGCGTCCGCCCAGGACGGCGGCGCCTAG
- a CDS encoding MerR family transcriptional regulator, producing the protein MTADDSFDRLEDEDYPAYTMGRAAEMLGTTQGFLRAIGEARLITPLRSEGGHRRYSRYQLRIAARARELVDQGTPIEAACRIIVLEDQLEEAQRINAEYRRNTESGSPPAS; encoded by the coding sequence ATGACAGCAGACGACTCGTTCGACCGTCTCGAGGACGAGGACTACCCCGCCTACACGATGGGCCGGGCCGCCGAGATGCTCGGCACCACCCAGGGCTTCCTCCGTGCCATCGGTGAAGCCCGTCTCATCACCCCGCTGCGCTCCGAGGGCGGCCACCGCCGCTACTCCCGCTACCAGCTGCGCATCGCCGCCCGCGCCCGGGAACTCGTCGATCAGGGCACCCCCATCGAGGCCGCCTGCCGCATCATCGTCCTCGAGGACCAGCTCGAAGAGGCCCAGCGCATCAACGCCGAATACCGCCGCAACACCGAGTCGGGTTCACCGCCTGCGAGCTGA
- a CDS encoding ABC transporter ATP-binding protein, with product MSTGTDARTLLQVSGLRKTYRTGKTEVVAVDDLSFSLRAGGALGIVGESGSGKTTTARMLIGLERPDAGQILVQGEPLAATVRGRAARLARAKAVQIVFQDPYLSLDGRISIGATLDGVLRLHGLADPTARVARVRELLAQVGLGDREAAALPRRLSGGQRQRAAIARALAVEPAVLVLDEAVSALDVSVQAQVLNLLSDIRRDTGIGLVFVSHDLAVVRYVCDEALVLYRGRTMEHRPVAELLADPGHPYTQLLLASVPRPDWDPDSISRRRRELDPLSAGGGG from the coding sequence TTGAGTACCGGAACTGATGCTCGCACGCTGCTCCAGGTCAGCGGTCTGCGCAAGACCTACCGAACGGGTAAGACGGAGGTCGTCGCCGTCGACGACCTGTCGTTCTCGCTGCGGGCCGGCGGCGCTCTCGGCATCGTGGGGGAGTCGGGCTCCGGCAAGACGACAACGGCCCGGATGCTGATCGGCCTCGAACGCCCCGACGCCGGACAGATCCTCGTCCAGGGCGAACCCCTGGCCGCCACCGTACGCGGCCGGGCGGCCCGCCTCGCCCGCGCCAAGGCGGTGCAGATCGTCTTCCAGGACCCCTACCTCTCGCTGGACGGGCGGATCAGCATCGGCGCGACCCTCGACGGAGTGCTGCGCCTGCACGGTCTCGCTGACCCCACGGCCCGGGTCGCCCGGGTGCGGGAACTCCTCGCCCAGGTCGGCCTCGGTGATCGCGAGGCGGCGGCGCTGCCTCGCAGACTCTCCGGCGGACAGCGTCAACGAGCCGCCATCGCGAGGGCGTTGGCGGTCGAACCCGCCGTCCTTGTACTCGACGAGGCGGTGTCGGCGCTCGACGTGTCCGTTCAGGCGCAGGTGCTCAACCTGCTGTCGGACATCCGCCGCGACACCGGTATCGGCCTGGTCTTCGTCAGTCACGACCTGGCCGTCGTGCGGTACGTGTGCGACGAGGCGCTCGTCCTGTACCGGGGCCGCACCATGGAACACCGCCCCGTCGCGGAGTTGCTCGCAGACCCCGGACACCCGTACACGCAGCTGCTGCTGGCGTCCGTCCCCCGGCCGGACTGGGACCCCGACTCCATCAGCCGACGGCGCAGGGAGCTCGATCCGCTGTCGGCGGGAGGCGGCGGTTGA
- a CDS encoding SLC13 family permease: MSPELVSVGALLVMFVVGTVLPINIGILAFVASFAIGTTALNMTEDQIFEGFPVELFLTIVGVTYLFAVARRNGTVDLLVAAGVRLVRGRTALIPWVLFLLAGVLTSLGTFTPAAVAILVPIAMNFAFRYDINPLMTGMMVISGAHAGAFSPMAVSGALVLGMVDDTELSVAPATLFFASFAVNLVLSVLTFAALRRRTMTADPTTRPEQEATNGDTTTQRATWHQWATLAALAALVVCALGFQMQIGVLALAGGALLALLDMKRQEKAVDGISWHTLLLVGGMMTYIAMLEHAGIIEKISEHAADFGTPLVVALLLCFTVAVTSAFASSTAILTAIIPIAVPLLLSSHLSSTGLIAALAVSTTIVDVSPFSTNGALVLSNARGVERRGFYRQVLGYTCGIVAAGPVVAWGALVLPWS, translated from the coding sequence ATGTCTCCTGAGCTGGTCTCCGTCGGCGCGTTGCTCGTCATGTTCGTCGTCGGCACCGTCCTACCGATCAACATCGGCATCCTGGCCTTCGTCGCGTCGTTCGCGATCGGTACGACCGCACTGAACATGACGGAGGATCAGATATTTGAGGGCTTCCCCGTGGAGCTCTTCCTCACCATCGTCGGCGTCACCTATCTGTTCGCCGTGGCCCGCCGCAACGGCACGGTTGATCTTCTGGTCGCCGCCGGGGTCCGCCTGGTGAGGGGCCGGACCGCCCTGATCCCCTGGGTGCTGTTCCTCCTGGCCGGGGTGCTGACGTCGCTGGGCACCTTCACCCCTGCCGCCGTGGCGATCCTGGTGCCCATCGCGATGAACTTCGCCTTCCGCTACGACATCAATCCGCTGATGACCGGGATGATGGTGATCAGTGGCGCCCATGCTGGGGCCTTCTCCCCCATGGCCGTGTCAGGGGCGCTGGTGCTCGGCATGGTCGACGACACCGAGCTGTCCGTCGCCCCTGCGACCCTCTTCTTCGCCAGCTTCGCTGTCAATCTCGTGCTGTCCGTGCTGACCTTCGCCGCTCTGCGGCGCCGCACGATGACGGCGGATCCGACCACGCGGCCCGAACAGGAGGCGACGAACGGCGACACGACCACGCAGCGAGCAACCTGGCACCAGTGGGCCACGCTCGCAGCCCTCGCTGCCCTGGTGGTGTGTGCTCTCGGCTTTCAAATGCAGATCGGTGTCCTCGCCCTGGCCGGCGGAGCGCTTCTGGCCCTTCTGGACATGAAGCGTCAGGAGAAGGCGGTGGACGGCATCAGCTGGCACACCCTGCTGCTGGTCGGCGGCATGATGACCTACATCGCGATGCTGGAGCATGCCGGGATCATCGAGAAGATCTCCGAGCATGCGGCCGACTTCGGGACCCCGCTCGTCGTAGCCCTCCTCCTGTGTTTCACGGTCGCCGTCACCTCCGCCTTCGCCTCCTCGACCGCGATCCTCACCGCGATCATCCCGATCGCCGTTCCGCTGCTGCTGTCCAGCCACCTCAGCTCGACGGGCCTGATAGCCGCTCTCGCCGTCTCCACCACGATCGTCGACGTCTCCCCGTTCTCCACCAACGGGGCCCTGGTGCTGAGCAACGCACGGGGAGTGGAGCGGCGCGGCTTCTACCGCCAGGTCCTCGGCTACACCTGCGGCATCGTCGCCGCGGGGCCCGTGGTGGCCTGGGGTGCGCTCGTCCTGCCCTGGTCCTGA
- a CDS encoding LysR substrate-binding domain-containing protein encodes MASWAGGFTHKYPAVRLDISEVGSRHELVAAVTDGRAELGFTLACEELRGDVDFVELGVQRLLLVRPPGRRPPGPCGVVPLTRIGDLPLVRRQVIRNEEDPVQRVLTAHGVECLTGATVPSRTAQMAFVLGSGFQAFLPLRMCAAALDAGACVVETDPLIESPFGVMHRSGALVPAAQQFVNDVDAALRGWYEAIAAHRADGLDLVDAVVAARGALS; translated from the coding sequence GTGGCATCCTGGGCGGGCGGATTCACCCACAAGTACCCTGCGGTGCGCCTCGACATCAGTGAGGTCGGGTCCCGGCACGAACTCGTCGCGGCGGTGACGGACGGGCGGGCCGAGCTGGGCTTCACCCTGGCCTGCGAGGAGCTGCGCGGAGATGTCGACTTCGTCGAACTCGGCGTACAGCGGCTGCTGTTGGTCCGTCCGCCGGGCCGGCGCCCACCTGGCCCCTGCGGCGTGGTGCCGCTGACGCGCATCGGTGACCTGCCGCTGGTGCGCCGCCAGGTCATCCGTAACGAGGAGGACCCGGTGCAGCGGGTGCTGACGGCGCACGGTGTGGAGTGCCTGACCGGGGCGACCGTTCCCAGCCGCACCGCGCAGATGGCGTTCGTCCTCGGGTCCGGGTTCCAGGCGTTTCTGCCTCTGCGGATGTGTGCGGCAGCCCTGGACGCCGGAGCCTGCGTGGTCGAGACCGATCCGCTGATTGAGTCTCCGTTCGGCGTGATGCACCGCTCCGGCGCGCTCGTGCCCGCCGCGCAGCAGTTCGTCAACGACGTCGACGCCGCGCTGCGCGGCTGGTACGAGGCGATCGCCGCGCACCGCGCCGACGGGCTCGATCTCGTCGACGCGGTGGTTGCCGCGCGTGGCGCGCTGTCGTGA
- a CDS encoding dienelactone hydrolase family protein → MSFDDPITDFTRRSVAVEGVEKTVYVAGVGPAVVVLPEMPGISPDVLRLARWVRDAGFTVHVPSLFGTDGAFPTVEGGREVVRRACVSAEFRAFAGGGTSPVTVWLRGLARQAHTACGGPGVGAIGLCFTGNFALTMALEPAVIAPVVNHPSLPLDDPGGLELDAADARAVRDRLDRDGLTVLAYRFEGDRWCTGQRFAAYRSLLGDGFDGRVLPDSAANPAPPPFFADHVGTPHSVVTAHLVDEAGHPTVRARDEILAFLTDRLHPHGNRPLPAT, encoded by the coding sequence ATGAGCTTCGACGATCCGATCACCGACTTCACCCGCCGCAGCGTGGCCGTGGAGGGGGTGGAGAAGACGGTGTACGTAGCCGGGGTCGGGCCTGCGGTCGTGGTGCTGCCGGAGATGCCGGGCATCAGTCCCGACGTCTTGCGGCTCGCGCGCTGGGTGCGGGACGCGGGCTTCACCGTCCATGTGCCCTCCCTGTTCGGGACGGACGGCGCCTTCCCCACGGTCGAGGGCGGCCGGGAGGTCGTCCGCCGCGCTTGTGTCAGCGCCGAATTCCGCGCCTTCGCCGGGGGCGGCACCAGCCCGGTGACGGTCTGGCTACGCGGCCTGGCGCGCCAGGCCCACACCGCGTGCGGTGGGCCAGGGGTGGGTGCGATCGGCCTGTGCTTCACCGGCAATTTCGCCCTCACCATGGCCCTGGAGCCGGCGGTGATCGCCCCGGTGGTCAACCACCCGTCGCTGCCGCTCGACGACCCCGGCGGACTCGAACTCGACGCGGCGGACGCGCGCGCGGTGCGCGACCGGCTCGACCGCGACGGACTCACCGTCCTCGCCTACCGCTTCGAGGGCGATCGCTGGTGCACGGGGCAGCGCTTCGCCGCCTACCGATCGCTACTGGGCGACGGCTTCGACGGGCGTGTCCTCCCGGACAGCGCCGCCAACCCGGCTCCGCCGCCCTTCTTCGCCGATCATGTCGGCACCCCGCACAGCGTCGTCACCGCCCATCTCGTCGACGAGGCCGGCCACCCCACCGTCCGGGCCCGCGACGAGATACTTGCCTTCCTCACCGACCGCCTGCACCCGCATGGGAACCGACCGCTGCCCGCCACCTGA
- a CDS encoding TetR-like C-terminal domain-containing protein gives MSDAGGVERGGRADLDAATARDLAALIADGARGLVNDWIVDGDEPLDPEQLADRLLRLSPVITPDPLLSKAKGPRRAYA, from the coding sequence GTGTCGGATGCGGGAGGGGTTGAGCGGGGTGGACGTGCAGACCTGGACGCCGCCACCGCCCGGGACCTGGCCGCACTCATCGCGGACGGCGCCCGTGGCCTCGTCAACGACTGGATCGTCGACGGCGACGAGCCGCTCGATCCCGAGCAGTTGGCCGACCGGCTGCTGCGCCTGTCGCCGGTCATCACCCCTGACCCCCTGCTCTCGAAGGCAAAGGGGCCACGACGGGCATACGCCTGA
- a CDS encoding ABC transporter permease, producing MSAPVAGVLRGPVAKLRSLGGGWLQNLCLGLLVLFVLVSVFAPWLAPQDPTYGELGAGLVGPSTDHWLGTDQGGHDTFSALIEGSRTSLVGPMLVVLFSTVTGIAVGLFSAWRGGWIDTVVGRLLDVIFAFPALLVAILAVAVFGKGMTAPVIAMSVAYMPYTARLVRGLALQEQARPYIAAYRVQGHSPLYVAVRRLLPNIGPTVLAQSTVNFGYALLDLAALSFLGLGVQPPTPDWGAMINQSQAAVLQGRPLSAVVPAVAVVVVVVAFNVVGENFGDRLAGRES from the coding sequence ATGAGCGCCCCGGTGGCAGGAGTGCTGCGCGGCCCGGTCGCCAAGTTGCGTTCCCTGGGCGGTGGTTGGCTCCAGAACCTGTGCCTGGGACTTCTCGTCCTCTTCGTCCTCGTCTCGGTGTTCGCGCCGTGGCTCGCGCCGCAGGACCCGACGTACGGAGAACTGGGCGCGGGCCTCGTCGGCCCGAGCACCGACCACTGGCTGGGTACCGACCAGGGCGGCCACGACACCTTCTCCGCCCTGATCGAAGGCAGCCGGACGAGCCTGGTCGGACCGATGCTGGTGGTCCTGTTCTCGACGGTGACCGGGATCGCGGTGGGCCTGTTCTCGGCGTGGCGCGGCGGCTGGATCGACACGGTCGTCGGACGGCTGCTCGACGTCATCTTCGCCTTCCCGGCCCTCCTCGTCGCGATCCTCGCGGTGGCGGTCTTCGGCAAAGGCATGACGGCCCCGGTGATCGCCATGTCCGTGGCCTACATGCCGTACACCGCACGACTGGTACGCGGCCTCGCGCTCCAGGAACAGGCCAGACCGTACATCGCGGCCTACCGCGTACAAGGACACTCCCCGCTGTACGTCGCGGTCCGCAGGCTGCTGCCCAACATCGGCCCGACCGTGCTCGCCCAGTCCACCGTCAACTTCGGCTACGCGCTGCTCGACCTCGCCGCGCTGTCCTTCCTCGGCCTCGGCGTCCAGCCGCCGACCCCCGACTGGGGAGCCATGATCAACCAGTCGCAGGCCGCCGTACTGCAAGGCCGGCCGCTGTCCGCGGTCGTGCCCGCGGTCGCCGTGGTGGTCGTGGTCGTCGCCTTCAACGTCGTCGGGGAGAACTTCGGCGACCGGCTCGCGGGGAGGGAATCCTGA